The stretch of DNA GGCTGAAGAGGGAAGAGGCGCGAAAGAGGGCCGAAGAGGAGCTGGAGGAGCGGCTGCGTTACGTGAAGTCGCCGCTCCCTCCCAGAACCGACACGGACGATGACCTACCCGTCCTTAAGGAGGACCTGATTCAGTGCGGGCAAATTGTGCGGGCAATTGTGAGAAAGTCCGGAAATCTAAAGGGCACGTCACAAAAGGCGCTCAACCGGGTAATTAATCTTATCACTCGGTACGTACAGCAACCAGAGTCGGCCGCCATTGCCCGTCTGGAAGAGGAGAAAGAAGTGGCGCGAAAACAGCGAGCGCCTGGAGGAGAGCGTAAAGCGGCTAGAAGAGGAAAACTCCTCCCTCCGCCGTCGGCTCGAGGACCTGGAAGCGTCAAACAACTCCAGGACCACCACGGAGGAGATGCTGGCCATGGTGGAGGCAAGGGTGCAGGCCCGACTAGAGTCCACTGATGGGGCCAGCTCAGAGACCACCTCTCGCACATGAAGCGAAGAAAATCCACCCCCGGGGATATACAACTCCCCGTGACAGGGGGGGACGGTGGGAGGCCCGCAGCCCAAGACCAAGAAGGAGAAAGGGAAAGGCAAGGGTAAGAAAACAGCCTCCGCTCACCCAACCCCCGCTCCCGTGGCCGGACCATCCAGCGCGCCGCTGCAAGACATCGCTGGGCCCTCCACGGCGGCGGCTGGCAGCCCAGCACAGCCTGCCACCAAGAGAAAGCAGGCGAAGACCGCTCCAAATAACAAAACAGCGTCGGGCCCCAAGCCCCAAAAGGGCGTTAAGAAGACGGCACCGCCCCCTCCGGAACCCCGCCCATTGCCGCCAGCTCCGGCCTCAATGGAGGCACCGTGGACTGAGGTCGTAAACCGGAAAAAGAACAAGACCAGCGCGACTAGAACCCCGGCGCCGCGGCAACCGGCAAAACGCCCCGAGCCGAAGCTCCGGCCGCCGAAGTCAGCCGCAGTCACCATCTCGCTGACACCTGCGGCCATTGAGAAAGGCCTTACCTACGCTGGGGTGCTAACAAACGCCCAACAGCGAGTGGACCTTAGTGGCCTCAATATAGACAGGCTCAAGCCGAAATACGCGGCAACGGGGCCATGCTTTACGAGGTCCCAGGAGCCGAATCGGAACAGAAGGCCGATGCCCTAGCCGCCAGGCTGAGGGAATGTTTCGCGACCGAGGACGTCATCGTGTCCCGGCCTACAAAGTGCTCGGAGCTGCGTATCTCGGGGCTGGACTTCGCGGCCACCTCAGAGACGGTCCAGGCGGCCCTCTGCAATGCCGGAGAGTGCGCTGCGGAGTCAATTAAAGTGGGGCAGATTCGACCAGACAGGTCGGGCATGGGAGCCGTCTGGGCCAAAGTGCCCACTAGGGCGGCGAAGAAAATAAAGGCGGCCCGCGTGAAAATAGGATGGGTCGTAGCCAGGGTGACCGTGCTCGAGGCGCGCCCTATGCGGTGTTACCGCTGCCTCGAGCAGGGTCACGTTAGGAACGTGTGCGACTGCCCACAGACCACAGCGGACTATGCTATCGCTGCGGAAAGCCGGGACACAAGGCCCGGGAGTGCCAAGACGCCGAACTGCACCCTGTGTGCCGCTAAGGGAGCAAACCTGCCGGGCATCGGGTGGGGGGGAAGGCGTGTTCTGCCTCCTCCTCCCGCAAATCACGGCGTCGCCCACGTAGGAGACCGCCTGccgctgaggttctgtcccagccgcaggcggcgaacCCACAACAAGTGCAGTTGGCCGAGATGGATGTTGAGGAGATCgtccatcaataatggacctaagtttcctccaggcgaacatcaaccactgcgcccgcgcccaggacctgttgtcccaaagcctggcgcagtggtcggtgcaagtggccgtggtcgccgaaccgtattttgtcccgcccagagataactgggtaggagacatcgacgggtcggtggccatcatcaccagggtgccgctggctccccgcccttcgcaaaaagttgagaagggccagggatgcgtcgcggctctgttgggggaatTGTGGATAGTAGGAGTTTActtctcccccaacagacccctagccgagttcgaatcttttctcgttcggctgggggccatggttgagcagggccaacctcgcccgacgatcgtcgccggtgacttcaacgcgaaatccgcggtctggggttcgccggcgaccgacgctcgcggtgaggtcctggagaatgggcgatctccgtcggcctggccgttctgaacagggggtcggtggacacgtgcgtgcggcacaacggcgggtcaattgttgatttgtcgtttgggtgccccgtcgtcgcacgtcgtgtccgtggctggagggtcctcgtggacgcggagacgctatcggatcatcgataCATAAGAttcgatgtcgccgcgcccacgagccaacgtaaccagcccagtggtggaccgagtgcccctggtcaggacggcccgcggtgggcattaaggcgcctcgacaaggaggccctagagctggctgctctggcagtctcgtggctccccgagccggagggtccggtgagggGTCGAgtaggaggcggagtggttcggggtggcaatgtcggacgtttgcgacgccgccatgccccaggcgctccgtcgtcctccgcggcgggaggtgtactggtggtc from Manduca sexta isolate Smith_Timp_Sample1 unplaced genomic scaffold, JHU_Msex_v1.0 HiC_scaffold_3423, whole genome shotgun sequence encodes:
- the LOC119192951 gene encoding serine/arginine repetitive matrix protein 1-like, producing the protein MSICHEDTGGRLLVEVSPESSVFGGAGGTLRQGIGLSPVEAEVGGRKPNDGDEVEKSMGDGLMVVEAGTSSRPEELEMDSESSLSVSSVRSRRLWRRHSQSIDNCSLLSSDTDEPPPKAPTTDGRGRGRSTPAPTTEKYVGIKKAQQERDRLKREEARKRAEEELEERLRYVKSPLPPRTDTDDDLPVLKEDLIHNQSRPPLPVWKRRKKWRENSERLEESVKRLEEENSSLRRRLEDLEASNNSRTTTEEMLAMVEGGTVGGPQPKTKKEKGKGKGKKTASAHPTPAPVAGPSSAPLQDIAGPSTAAAGSPAQPATKRKQAKTAPNNKTASGPKPQKGVKKTAPPPPEPRPLPPAPASMEAPWTEVVNRKKNKTSATRTPAPRQPAKRPEPKLRPPKQAQAEIRGNGAMLYEVPGAESEQKADALAARLRECFATEDVIVSRPTKCSELRISGLDFAATSETVQAALCNAGECAAESIKVGQIRPDRSGMGAVWAKVPTRAAKKIKAARVKIGWVVARVTVLEARPMRCYRCLEQGHVRNVCDCPQTTADYAIAAESRDTRPGSAKTPNCTLCAAKGANLPGIGWGGRRVLPPPPANHGVAHVGDRLPLRFCPSRRRRTHNKCIPAGEAEVGGCKPNDDEVQESAAERPMEVAAEFKVLTA